CGCCGGAGTCGTGCGCGGATTTCATGGGGAGCTTCGTCGCCGACAAGACCAAGTCGGAGTTCGTCAAGGGCGGCAAGTGGCTCGTCTGGAAGTTTGAGGTATGCTTCTTCATAAATAAtgcaaaatatttttttaaaaggGAAAATGGGGAGTTTTATTCCAATATTGTTGGACTACAGTGCTACACTCTGCACGATTATAGTTTGCCCAGAAAAAAAAAGATTATAGTTTGCCAAGTGATATGTTACTGTATCCATGTCTCGGAGCATGACTACGCACATTGCACCCACTAGCCGACCTGACTACCACAAACAGACACTgctaagatgaagaagaagaagaatatccatcaaggtagacaggGCCATTGCCGTTACATATATTGCCCTAACTAGCGACTTCGACTTCATGGTAGACTACCACGAATGGCAAGGTGAGCTATCTCAAAAACAAAAACAATGATAAAAAACAAAGACTACCACCAATGGAGCAATCCACAGTAAATGCACAAAAGCCATGCGATTCCATGCCAACAATTGGTCCCACATATAAATTCGATGGGCTTGCAGCAATCGAGCCCCCNNNNNNNNNNNNNNNNNNNNNNNNNNNNNNNNNNNNNNNNNNNNNNNNNNNNNNNNNNNNNNNNNNNNNNNNNNNNNNNNNNNNNNNNNNNNNNNNNNNNNNNNNNNNNNNNNNNNNNNNNNNNNNNNNNNNNNNNNNNNNNNNNNNNNNNNNNNNNNNNNNNNNNNNNNNNNNNNNNNNNNNNNNNNNNNNNNNNNNNNNNNNNNACACACGCACACAATGAACAACGATTgcaacgccatcgccgccaccgcaGTTCTGACTCCATGGCGACACAACGAAACACTGAAGAACCAATTGAACACGTCGGAAAACCGTAGCGAAATCAAAGCCCTGCTTGATGCAATCATCGTTACCAAGCAGATCCCAGCACCTCCCGGCACCCACCTCATAAAAAAACTATCATCCGGCGATGATGTCCCCGAGGAGGGGAAAGATGCAAAAATGCATGTGTCACCAGATCTAGTGAATCATAGGTTTTCCTTAAGAGTCAAGGTCGTCGGGCGAGGAGAGGAGCACAACCCCACATCAAAGCTTTCAAGATATTCTAGGGACTTCACACGCATTGTCGTTGCTGGTTTCAACCAAGACCAGAACAAGAATTTCTCTCGGACATCCCTCAACCTCATGTTGCCCGAATCACCCTTCCATGAGTCGCAATCGTACCACTACAACCCATACAAAGGACGTGAAAGTGCTTCGAAAGGTGTCGGCCGGTGCACGGAACCGGAGACGACATGTTCACCCAAGCCCCACCGACGACCACCCCTACTAGGCAACCCCCTAAGTCCACAGGACCCGTAGTGCTGGTTGTGTTCACCATTCCTCATGGACCAACACAGTGCCACCATCAACCACCTTTTAGACTAAAGCACGCTGAGTCGCTGATAGAGCACGAAGTAGCAGAGAGATATCACCGAGGCTGATAGAGCACGAAGTAGCAGAGAGATATCACCGAGTTACACAATCCGTCGCCGCCTCGTCAGAGCAACTACAAGGAGGCACCAGAAGAGAGTTGGGGAATATGCAAGCCTTTTTTTCCCACAACGGAATTTTGATGAGGTATGTGTGTTAACACGGATGGAAGGATTGCCTTAAGAAAAATACATGGTTGAAAATAGGGTATAGCTCTGTGAGTCTTAGTTATCCAAGTACAGAAGATTCTCCATAGAAAGAAAATTCAAATAGGAAAAGAATGATTTCTGTCAAAAATGAAAAACTTGGCCCATACAGGTCTCGAACCTGTGACCTTCGCGTTATTAGCACGACGCTCTAACCAGCTGAGCTAATAGGCCTGTTGTGCTATGGGTCGAATAGCACCTTATTTATTGAATGATAAAGCGTACATTGGATGCTTGCTTACGCCGGCAATTGGCCAATAAACTCCAAACGCGCGCGCTCTGACACTTGAACTTCTTCCTCCGTGCAGGGCGACCGGACGCTGGGCAACTACGTGACGGACCGGGGCTTCCCGGCGAACCTGGAGCCGCTCATGTTCGGGCGCGCGCTGCGGGGCGTGGACCCGCTCACCCGCGCCGCGCTGGTGGTGAAGCAGGTGATGCGGCAGCTCGTCACGTCGCTCCGCCGCATCCACGACACCGGCATCGTCCACCGCGACATCAAGCCCTCCAACCTCGTCGTCACCCGCCGGGGCCAggtcaagctcatcgacttcggcgCCGCCACCGACCTGCGCATCGGCAAGAACTACTTGCCCGACCGCACCCTGCTCGACCCGGACTACTGCCCGCCCGAGCTCTACGTGCTCCCCGAGGAGACCCccacgccgcccgccgagcccatcgCCGCCATCCTCTCCCCGATCCTCTGGCAGCTCAACAGCCCCGACCTCTTCGACATGTACTCGGCCGGGATCGTGCTCATGCAGATGGCCACGCCGGCCCTCAGGTCCCCCTCCGGCCTCAAGAACTTCAACTCCGAGCTCAAGGCCGCCGGCTACGACCTCAACAGGTGGCGGGAGACCACGCGCCGGAGACCCGACCTGCAGATCCTGGACCTCGACTCCGGCAGGGGCTGGGACCTGGCCACCAAGCTCATCGCGCAGCGGGAGAAGGgacgcctctccgccgccgccgcgctccggcACCCCTATTTCCTGCTCGGCGGTGATCGGGCCGCCGCCGTCCTGTCAAAGCTGCAGCTCACCAAATAATTGATACGTCTGGCTTCATTGAACAAGCGACCAAACCCCTGCATATAGTTTCTATATAGATGATAAATTCTGTCCTGAGTCCTGACATGAGTGAGACGCAAGATCACCAATGGCATTGGCAATTTTGTTGTACAGTCATGATTTCATGAGATCTCAAGGCATCTGGCTGGTATCAATCAATCAGTACATCGTTTTTGTGCGAGTTCATATGGACAGCGTGTGTGGCGCAAAGTTACAGATGCTGGGCTAACTTAATTTACTGCTGATCGAGTGTGGACGCTACCAAGAAATCCTACTTCTGCTGGTCAGTTTCTCGAACCTACGTATGCCGCCGAGCAGGCCCTTGCTGATGCTCCCAACCAATGGAGGCCGTGCTCGTCCTGAAGCTCTATCGACTGGCAGGCAGGAACATCAGGTTTTGTCCTCGAAAGACTGTTTACTCATGACTTCGTCGCCTGGCCGGCAGTATGGTTCGAACTTCTGCTGAAGATCGACCTGGTTCCCCCCCACCAGCTTGTCGATCTCCTTGTTATCTCTCAAGAAGATGAATGTCGGCGTGGCACGTACGTCGAATTGCGTGACCAGTTCCTGACAAAAAGCATATATCGAAATGGCATTTAGTTTGGGCATTCGCTCAAAGGTAAAGTAGCAATGAATTGGCGGAACATTTGTGTACCGGTAGTTCGTCTACGTCCACGGACACGAAAACAAGATCGGAATGCTTCAAAGAGAGTTCGGAGTATGCAGGAGCAGCGATCCTACACGGGCCACACCATACTGCGCTGAATTTTACAACAAGCTGTGCAGTTGAAAAATGCCAACGTGGTTAATCAATACAGTTGAAGGGATTCGAAATTGGAAATTGCATGCACCTATATATCCTTGTGTCCAGAGTGTGAGTTAGGTTGTAGGCTACTTACTGTTTTATTGGCGTCAGTTGCATCTTCCAATTTCTTCTCCCAACTCTTTAGATCAGTTATAAGAGTCACATTCCCAGAGCTGTAGTCTAGGTGTTCCTCCTCATCTACAGGGTTCTGCAAAGGGAAGCATAACCAAAGAACTCGATTTACTAATGTATAACTCGATAAACGGCTTCCTTACAATACAGATGCTAGTGCACGATTCAGTTATCAAAGTTGCCAGTTGTAAATGAGATGTATGTGAGTAAAAACTACTCACGCTGCCGCAGCATCCCATTGGTTCGAGCAAATCCGTCAGGATGTCCGGACTCCTGGACTCTGGTACACGAGGAGGAAAAAGAGGTATATTTTCAGTGCCGATTTCACTATTTGACTGAATAAAAGATAACATGATACCAAATACATCAAATATGATTAACATAGCTAGCTCTAGATGGCGAAATGATGAATATAAATATGTACTActacctctgtaaagaaatataagagagtTTAGATCACTAAGGGAGTACCTCTGTTCTTGAATATAAGACGTTTTGACAGTTTAAATTGAAGTGTCAAAacttcttatatttaggaacagagggtgtacGTACAAATGGTGAATGGCACTTCAATTCTTCCAAACAATGGCCAGAGACTGCAGAAATATGAACAAGAAGAGACCAGCTAAAAACGTGCTGTTTGTTTTAGATAGAAATTGAAACAGATTTGATGTCCGCAAGTCACAACCACAGCAAATCCAATAGAACTGAGAAGTTTGTTTCGACGATAGCGAATTTTGCTCAACATATTTGCCTGAATCCGCGTGCTACAGCTTCAGACAATCCTAGGGTGTCAATTTTTTCATCCAAAGGAGATACATTCATTAAATTGGAGGAGACCTCCAACAACAATATGACCGTTTGAACGCCAAAGAAATGAACTTTTGTTGACCTACTAATCCTAGAAAAAACATACGGTTACCACATTGCTTAGATGTATATTGTAGATTAAAAAGAAATGCCATGATATGGAACCGGCAAATAGCTTTCGGCAGCCATGCATGCAGCCTGCTTATTACTACTACATTGCTGAGAGCAGAATGAAATGCACATATCCATCAATCCATGCATACCTTGGCAGGACCAAGAAGCCTACGTTCCGCCTCCTGACGATGGGGGATCCAACCGAAGATTGAGATTTCCCCGCGTTGGATGCCTGCCGGCCGTCGTCCACGGCAAGCCCACCCCGGCGGGCGGCGGGGGCTCGGAGAGAGGCGGGTGGCGCCGGGGCGGAACGGCCCTTGCCGTTAATAGCAGCAGCTCAAACCGTCGAAACCGGAGGGCGTGGTGACAGGGGATCTGCAAATAGGCCGAGGGAGGGAGCGGCTGGGAACGGGGTTCTG
The sequence above is a segment of the Triticum dicoccoides isolate Atlit2015 ecotype Zavitan chromosome 1A, WEW_v2.0, whole genome shotgun sequence genome. Coding sequences within it:
- the LOC119283940 gene encoding thioredoxin H5-like; translated protein: MGCCGSNPVDEEEHLDYSSGNVTLITDLKSWEKKLEDATDANKTLVVKFSAVWCGPCRIAAPAYSELSLKHSDLVFVSVDVDELPELVTQFDVRATPTFIFLRDNKEIDKLVGGNQVDLQQKFEPYCRPGDEVMSKQSFEDKT